A genomic stretch from Diachasmimorpha longicaudata isolate KC_UGA_2023 chromosome 2, iyDiaLong2, whole genome shotgun sequence includes:
- the LOC135173010 gene encoding uncharacterized protein LOC135173010 translates to MLLLRLALIVPLVQVAPFIMPSLSDMWKLAKLGFEIGSKIKKGYDFYEGLTKDKDAKIDKVLEQVAEISNKIDGFESRLDQRLDAIVETLVSRITLIGKLDNSFLELHKLIVDVDQLWDNYMKYSKDRKEFHSSTLKAFIRSATGDQQGGLQKNLNQIHRLLVPLRTQHIRDSLFLTMLKYERETALTSCDEGMSHAQAIHQIYYSVAITELRGFVMAAWAYGLKPRYEKGKYTGEVNAIEARFALRARDYMVAAKEAMSVASNRLRVCDPKAGHKKGLTFVELEEAFQTYIINEADIHPSDSCKATCGTIGHQTYRRKTDSYKNYNYDRPCWGTIRDCRYGGGKMTTCDTKGERNNSKRYYWFKDDEGTVYGDNSAGCPGQTNWPKGWTRGFYRCDYCICTCENDKSFNRAKTGVSLRPSVSDTRNNMVVTGVRLVQVGKIIQIQVREGKLQPEGSILKNTDRWVPLEELEYAYLKPSSSFYLKRGNRKDMLVQGKDFEYIRTDVKTINLDDVSAPAGQVVVGVRLQHLKATKETKDNPLRLEVLGAPYDYLTGKLKISWSQPARWVGVEQKQRVKVKFSEPDDPTKHALNVPTLASNLHVIFQESDGKKDAGQCTIPFWDIQEVVTTPSAALQGIGIFHKGHRDGLYGGYLALRLLSLNIADNLNTTLPPELKKSYQQIHTSPPYAPTRNLICKLSTFWIIRVGLWGTLLTSRRILYSIVLYSISFLGHILAHPTLNEHLMFKVEEKKYLLLHFIKFLGCYKPMIRDSQLRNPILTIFFISSKDLNLDYIIIYLILWNCIIHIGTSDITRRILPPITFPITCPHLAFGVSKCNNICKLLSLYTVAGCLYAHYERGEGNCMGDVVDSRQGERKDESLYLVGLVNRFLNDYGLVKITNHTYLLKIIDVTIHARSCKMLLLKLVLIMPLVHVELIMMPSLTDLWNIAKYTYKVGSAIKAGYSAYKSFKDDTSERIDKILNHVVEISSQIEGFETRLDQRLDTMVESLVARITLVQKLDSTFLELHKTIVAIDTMWDNYLKYSRKRRTYNNNTIKAFIVTATGPQQGGLQDLISQMHRLIVPLRTANIRESLFMTMLKHERESQLVICDEGLSNQETIYQIYYTVALTELRGFAMTGYAYGLRPIYETGSYEAEVDSMQASFTMRTRDYILATKEAMKIASNKIRRCDPKDGYKRGVSFVEFEELFQTYVVAEADIHPDDSCRDTCGTIGRTTFLRSIGDYLDYDYTRNCMGDVVDCRYGGGKMKVCTANFPRRYDWFKESDGTLNGDNSGGCPRRIYEPTGWIRGFYRCDYCVCTCEANRANSKAKRAISFIPAQSRVMLHMVITGIRLVQDLGMIHLQIQEGRIRPGGLIEKGSQQWLPIPKLRYEQAGYFGRYWIDYPSRSERLRRRVDFDFIRGAERAINLDDIMAPEGHVVIGVRFSHLKDPKIETDNPIRLEILHRGFDYYNGKLSYYIEDEAKWKGIDGHQKRTLIKFEKPDIPMKHKLNVPTVQPNLFVKFRETDTKKDAGQSTIPFWDIQEVVTDPPFALSGVGLLHKGHRDGFYGGYMALRLLTFDFSYKLNATLPDNVQKSYQQLYKKPLYSPTGVL, encoded by the exons ATGTTGTTGTTACGGCTGGCACTGATTGTGCCGCTGGTGCAAGTAGCACCATTTATTATGCCAAGTCTAAGTGACATGTGGAAACTAGCAAAGCTTGGATTTGAAATCGGAAGTAAGATAAAAAAAGGTTACGATTTTTACGAAGGACTCACGAAGGATAAGGACGCGAAAATAGATAAAGTATTGGAGCAAGTCGCtgaaatatccaacaaaattgaTGGATTCGAATCACGATTGGATCAGAGATTGGACGCTATAGTGGAAACTTTGGTCTCCAGAATTACACTTATTGGAAAGCTTGATAATTCATTCCTCGAGCTGCACAAGCTCATCGTAGACGTTGATCAGCTCTGGGATAATTATATGAAGTACTCGAAGGATCGCAAAGAATTCCATAGCAGTACACTCAAGGCTTTCATCAGGTCGGCGACCGGCGATCAGCAAGGTGGTCTTCAGAAAAACCTCAACCAGATACACCGATTACTTGTTCCGCTCAGAACGCAACATATCAGGGACAGTTTATTCCTAACTATGTTGAAGTACGAACGG GAAACCGCGTTGACATCTTGTGATGAAGGCATGTCACATGCTCAAGCAATTCACCAAATTTATTATAGCGTTGCCATCACCGAATTACGAGGTTTCGTCATGGCTGCCTGGGCTTATGGATTAAAACCAAGATATGAGAAAG GAAAGTACACTGGCGAAGTGAACGCGATTGAGGCGCGATTTGCATTGAGGGCGCGAGACTATATGGTGGCTGCCAAAGAAGCCATGTCGGTAGCTTCAAACAGACTTCGCGTCTGTGATCCTAAGGCTGGGCATAAAAAAG GATTAACGTTTGTGGAACTGGAGGAAGCCTTCCAAACCTATATAATTAATGAAGCAGATATACATCCTAGCGATTCGTGTAAAGCCACTTGTGGTACGATAGGGCATCAAACATACCGCAGAAAGACAGATAGCTACAAGAATTATAATTATGACAGACCTTGCTGGGGTACTATTCGGGATTGCAGATATGGAGGAGGAAAAATGACGACTTGCGATacg aaagGGGAAAGGAACAACTCGAAAAGATATTACTGGTTCAAGGACGATGAAGGAACAGTTTATGGAGATAATTCTGCTGGTTGCCCTGGGCAAACGAATTGGCCCAAGGGATGGACTCGTGGGTTCTACAGATGTGACTATTGTATTTGCACAtgtgaaaatgataaatcttTCAATCGCGCTAAAACGGGCGTCAGTCTTCGTCCTTCAGTGAGCGACACCCGCAACAATAt ggTAGTCACGGGTGTCAGACTAGTTCAAGTAGGCAAGATTATTCAAATTCAAGTTCGCGAAGGAAAACTCCAACCGGAAGgatcaattttgaaaaacacTGATCGATGGGTGCCACTTGAAGAGTTGGAATATGCTTATCTGAAGCCTTCAAGTTCATTTTATTTGAAGAGGGGCAACAGAAAAGACATGCTAGTCCAGGGAAAAGATTTTGAATACATCAGGACTGACgtgaaaacaataaatttggaTGATGTTTCAGCGCCAGCAGGCCAGGTCGTCGTCG GTGTTCGACTTCAACATTTGAAAGCCACGAAGGAAACAAAAGATAATCCGCTTCGTCTTGAGGTTTTGGGGGCGCCATATGATTATCTGACTGGAAAATTAAAGATTTCATGGAGCCAACCAGCTAGATGGGTTGGTGTGGAGCAGAAACAGAG AGTCAAGGTCAAGTTCAGCGAACCAGATGACCCGACCAAACATGCACTAAATGTGCCAACGCTAGCGTCAAATCTCCACGTAATTTTCCAAGAATCAGACGGTAAGAAGGACGCAGGACAATGTACAATCCCATTCTGGGATATACAAGAAGTAGTGACAACACCCAGTGCTGCACTCCAAGGAATTGGTATTTTCCACAAAGGGCATAGAGATGGGCTTTATGGAGGATACCTTGCGTTGCGGCTACTCTCACTTAATATTGCCGATAATCTTAATACCACATTGCCACCAGAGCTGAAAAAGTCTTATCAACAGATTCATACCTCTCCTCCGTATGCACCAACGAGAAACCTT ATATGCAAGTTGTCAACATTCTGGATCATACGGGTTGGTTTATGGGGTACACTTTTGACGAGTAGAAGAATATTGTACAGTATTGTATTGTACAGTATATCATTCCTAGGTCACATCT TAGCTCATCCGACACTCAATGAACATTTAATGTTTAaggttgaagagaaaaaataccTTTTACtccatttcattaaatttttgggGTGCTACAAGCCTATGATCCGTGATTCTCAGTTGAGAAATCCCAtattgacaatatttttca TTTCATCGAAGGATTTGAATCTCGATtacatcattatttatttaatactaTGG AATT GTATAATTCATATCGGGACAAGTGATATAACAAGAAGAATATTGCCTCCGATCACATTCCCGATAACATGTCCACATCTTGCATTTGGTGTTTCCAA ATGCAACAATATATGCAAGTTATTATCATTGTACACCGTAGCAGGTTGCTTATATG cgCATTATGAGAGGGGTGAAGG AAACTGCATGGGTGATGTCGTAGATAGTAGACAGGGGGAGAGGAAAGATGAGAGTTTGTACCTCG TGGGGCTGGTGAACAGATTTTTGAATGACTATGGCCTTGTCAAAATTACGAACCACACATATTTGCTGAAAATTATAGACGTAACAATACATGCAA GATCTTGCAAAATGTTACTGTTAAAGCTCGTGTTAATCATGCCTCTTGTGCATGTGGAACTCATCATGATGCCAAGTCTAACTGACTTATGGAATATTGCAAAATATACGTATAAAGTTGGAAGCGCAATAAAAGCAGGATACAGTGCCTACAAAAGCTTCAAAGATGATACCAGCGAGAGAAtagataaaatattgaatcatGTAGTTGAAATATCTAGCCAAATTGAAGGATTTGAAACGCGATTGGATCAAAGATTGGATACTATGGTGGAGTCCTTGGTGGCAAGAATTACACTTGTTCAGAAACTTGATTCGACATTCCTCGAATTGCACAAAACTATTGTAGCCATCGATACTATGTGGGATAACTATCTCAAGTATTCACGGAAACGTCGGACTTACAACAATAATACGATAAAAGCTTTCATCGTCACAGCGACTGGACCACAGCAAGGTGGTTTGCAGGATTTGATCAGTCAAATGCATCGTTTGATTGTCCCGCTCAGGACAGCAAATATAAGGGAAAGCTTGTTCATGACCATGTTGAAGCACGAGCGT GAATCTCAACTGGTTATCTGTGATGAAGGTCTATCCAATCAAgaaacaatttatcaaatctaTTACACTGTTGCCCTTACCGAATTGCGAGGATTTGCTATGACTGGATATGCTTATGGATTACGGCCAATATACGAAACAG GGTCCTATGAAGCAGAAGTGGATAGTATGCAAGCATCGTTTACAATGCGAACACGAGATTATATATTGGCTACTAAAgaagcaatgaaaatagctTCAAATAAAATTCGCCGCTGTGATCCTAAGGACGGATATAAGAGAG GAGTAAGTTTTGTAGAATTTGAGGAACTCTTTCAAACGTACGTCGTCGCCGAAGCAGATATCCATCCTGACGATTCGTGTAGGGACACATGTGGAACAATAGGGCGAACGACATTTTTAAGATCTATTGGCGATTATCTTGACTACGACTATACAAGAAACTGCATGGGTGATGTCGTAGATTGTAGATATGGAGGAGGAAAGATGAAAGTTTGTACAGCG AATTTTCCAAGGCGATATGATTGGTTCAAAGAATCTGATGGAACGCTCAACGGAGATAACAGTGGTGGTTGCCCCAGGCGAATCTACGAACCAACAGGATGGATTCGCGGATTTTACAGATGTGATTATTGTGTCTGCACCTGCGAAGCCAATAGAGCAAATTCTAAAGCAAAAAGGGCCATCAGTTTTATTCCCGCTCAATCCCGTGTCATGCTGCACAT GGTCATTACTGGCATTAGACTAGTTCAAGACTTAGGAATGATTCATCTGCAAATTCAAGAAGGGCGAATTCGACCTGGAGGTCTTATTGAAAAGGGCAGTCAACAATGGTTACCTATCCCGAAATTGCGATATGAGCAAGCTGGTTATTTTGGAAGATATTGGATAGACTATCCATCGAGAAGCGAACGATTGAGAAGACGGGTGGACTTTGATTTCATCAGAGGTGCAGAAAGAGCAATAAATTTGGATGACATCATGGCACCAGAAGGTCACGTCGTTATAG GGGTTCGATTTAGCCACCTAAAAGACCCAAAAATTGAAACCGATAATCCGATTCGTCTCGAAATTCTGCATAGGGGATTTGACTATTATAATGGGAAGTTATCATATTACATTGAGGATGAAGCCAAATGGAAGGGTATAGACGGCCATCAAAAGAG GACACTAATCAAGTTTGAGAAGCCCGACATTCCCATGAAGCATAAACTGAATGTGCCTACAGTGCAACCAAATCTTTTCGTTAAGTTCCGAGAGACAGACACGAAGAAGGATGCTGGACAAAGCACTATTCCATTTTGGGATATACAGGAAGTGGTGACGGATCCACCTTTTGCCCTTTCAGGTGTTGGTCTATTACACAAAGGACATAGAGATGGATTTTACGGAGGATACATGGCATTGCGTCTCCTCACTTTTGATTTCTCTTATAAGCTTAATGCTACGCTGCCAGATAATGTGCAGAAATCATATCAGCAACTTTATAAGAAACCCCTCTACTCACCAACTGGTGTCTTGTGA
- the LOC135172687 gene encoding uncharacterized protein LOC135172687 yields the protein MLLLRFMLIVPLAHVELFLMPSLTDLWNLAKLGWKIGTKIKEGYDTYEKLMEDPTDDTNEKIDKVMSHVVEISGKIEGFESRLDQRLDSIVESLVNRITLVQKLDTSFLELHKTIVAIDNMWENYLKYSKNRRNFNRETIIDFISWSTGPQHGGLQALLSQMHRLVVPLRTANLRESLLMTMLKHELEVQLISCDEGVSHQSVIFQIYYTVALTELRGFTMTAYSYGLKPVYKKGKYIAEVDEMRARFTMRTRDYLLATKEAMQVASKRIRRCDPKGGFKRGQSFAEMEELFQTYVVNEADIHHGNSCKKTCETMKKTTFLRATDKASKYDYSRPCRGDIIGCRFGGGKMTLCTGEFPRRYEWFKESNGAVKGDNSNGCPNKLYYPSGWKRGFYKCDYCVCTCEANRANSKAKRAISFRNVQVNIHQNMAVTGVRIVQHDGMIHLQLQEGRIEAGGMIQKNSQRWLPIEKLRYEAAGDAGRYWIDYTRVRKDLMKVGVDFDFITGSSRSINLDDVEAPKGHVVVGARFNRPKGEKDDSDNPIRLEILYKRVDYVNGKLSHSNSDNPQWMGVDSKQSSRTRVKFDAPDNPLKHNLNLPTLKPNLYIEFRESDTKKDAGQSTIPFWDIQEVVTTPAFPLSGIGIFHKGHRDGLYGGYLALRLLSFDFAHNLNTTMPDDIQKAYKEIYAEPVYTPTGVL from the exons ATGTTGCTACTACGCTTCATGTTGATTGTGCCTCTAGCACACGTTGAGCTATTCTTAATGCCAAGTCTAACTGACTTATGGAACCTCGCAAAACTTGGATGGAAAATTGgaacaaaaatcaaagaaGGATACGATACCTACGAGAAGCTCATGGAAGATCCCACCGATGATaccaacgaaaaaatagacaaaGTAATGAGTCACGTAGTGGAAATATCCGGCAAAATTGAAGGGTTTGAATCGCGATTGGATCAACGATTAGACAGTATAGTGGAATCGTTGGTTAACAGAATTACACTTGTCCAAAAACTTGACACGTCGTTCCTCGAATTGCACAAAACTATTGTGGCCATTGACAATATGTGGGAAAACTATCTTAAGTATTCGAAGAACCGCCGAAATTTCAACAGAGAGACGATCATTGATTTTATATCTTGGTCGACTGGACCCCAGCATGGCGGTCTGCAGGCGTTGCTCAGTCAAATGCATCGATTGGTTGTCCCACTCAGGACCGCAAATCTGAGAGAAAGTTTACTAATGACGATGTTGAAACATGAACTC GAAGTTCAATTGATAAGCTGCGATGAAGGGGTCTCACATCAGTCGGTCATTTTCCAAATCTATTACACCGTGGCTCTTACCGAATTACGAGGATTTACCATGACTGCCTATTCTTATGGATTAAAACCAGTATACAAAAAAG GCAAATACATCGCCGAAGTAGATGAGATGCGGGCGCGATTCACAATGAGGACACGCGATTATTTATTGGCTACGAAAGAGGCAATGCAAGTTGCTTCAAAGAGGATTCGTCGGTGTGACCCTAAGGGGGGATTTAAGAGAG GACAAAGTTTTGCGGAGATGGAGGAACTCTTCCAAACGTATGTCGTTAATGAAGCAGATATACATCATGGTAACTCCTGCAAAAAGACATgtgaaacaatgaaaaaaactacGTTCCTAAGGGCTACCGACAAAGCTAGTAAATACGATTATTCCAGGCCTTGCAGAGGTGATATTATAGGTTGTAGATTTGGAGGTGGAAAAATGACACTTTGTACAGGG GAGTTCCCAAGACGGTATGAATGGTTCAaggaatccaatggagctGTTAAAGGAGACAACAGTAATGGTTGTCCTAACAAACTCTACTACCCAAGTGGATGGAAGCGCGGATTTTATAAATGCGACTATTGTGTATGCACCTGTGAGGCCAACAGAGCAAATAGTAAAGCAAAAAGGGCTATCAGTTTCCGCAACGTACAAGTGAATATCCACCAGAACAT GGCGGTTACGGGTGTGAGAATAGTTCAACACGATGGAATGATTCATCTTCAACTTCAAGAAGGGCGAATTGAAGCGGGGGGTATGATTCAGAAGAACAGTCAACGGTGGCTGCCCATCGAAAAATTGCGATATGAGGCGGCCGGTGACGCTGGAAGATACTGGATAGATTACACAAGAGTGAGAAAGGATCTGATGAAAGTAGGGGTAGATTTCGATTTTATCACTGGTTCATCGAGATCAATAAATTTGGACGATGTTGAGGCTCCAAAAGGGCACGTTGTTGTGG GTGCTCGATTTAACCGTCCAAAAGGTGAGAAAGACGATTCGGACAATCCGATACGTCTTGAAATTCTGTACAAGCGTGTTGACTATGTGAATGGCAAACTATCGCATTCAAATTCAGATAATCCCCAATGGATGGGTGTAGACAGCAAACAATCAAG TCGAACACGAGTCAAGTTTGACGCACCAGATAATCCTCTCAAGCATAATCTGAATTTGCCAACGCTGAAACCGAATCTTTACATTGAGTTCCGAGAATCAGATACAAAGAAGGACGCTGGACAAAGCACGATTCCATTCTGGGATATCCAAGAAGTAGTCACGACGCCTGCTTTTCCACTTTCAGGCATTGGTATATTCCATAAAGGCCACAGAGATGGACTTTATGGAGGATACCTTGCATTGCGCCTACTCTCTTTCGACTTCGCGCATAACCTCAATACTACAATGCCAGATGATATACAAAAAGCATACAAGGAAATTTATGCCGAACCCGTCTATACCCCAACGGGTGTCTTGTGA